The following proteins are encoded in a genomic region of Debaryomyces hansenii CBS767 chromosome G complete sequence:
- a CDS encoding DEHA2G02244p (similar to IL156wb uniprot|Q2V2P4 Saccharomyces cerevisiae YIL156W-B Identified based on homology to Ashbya gossypi) — MIGRVVHISADLVLLSAFLAGVKRNTGLTPNLDSATNSEDVKYYAGKYLDLGERIFDYSSTYFGSSDYFKRR, encoded by the exons ATG ATTGGAAGAGTTGTTCATATCAGTGCTGATTTAGTATTATTGTCTGCTTTCTTAGCTGGGGTCAAAAGAAACACTGGTTTAAC GCCAAATCTTGATTCTGCTACTAATAGTGAAGATGTTAAATATTACGCGGGCAAATATTTAGATTTGGGTGAAAGAATATTTGATTACTCGTCGACGTACTTTGGATCGTCGGATTATTTCAAGCGTAGATAA
- a CDS encoding DEHA2G02200p (similar to uniprot|Q05648 Saccharomyces cerevisiae YDR282C), with protein sequence MISRLIQRRCLGGWNPGTVQRMTRVPLLSDTLCKRYLSNGKDKKVNMSTKKQKPSIKHLRRSSPNSQRETAQYILSLLNKNNEPKSIEVLEKYLSPVTSVTVGETIDFEVVLNELNRLDSDGNRRNEYSVLMPEEVINVKYNGKDLMILTNGTIVGWGLSESVIVKQIMPTLLPAICDKCEPESEEIDWVELDYLPDNSPNNGNSYMQGDIMVIQGTNKDKILLDKAAFAIGLSRSTRLSVLENALENHIQLTRVNSEYLSEGKQIKTTESDVLKLTGRLFLLRGKLNLYSELIETPDLYWTEPTLERIYELISRNLDISPRISILNRKLDYATEEQSALLAVLNEKKSTRLEWIIIILIMVEVGFETFHFYERYSDKANNKNNDKPNE encoded by the coding sequence ATGATAAGTAGATTGATTCAAAGGCGGTGCCTCGGTGGATGGAACCCAGGAACGGTGCAGAGGATGACGCGGGTCCCATTATTGAGCGACACTCTTTGCAAACGGTACCTTTCCAATGGGAAAGACAAGAAGGTCAATATGAGCACCAAGAAGCAGAAACCTTCGATCAAGCATTTAAGGCGGTCGAGCCCAAATCTGCAACGGGAGACGGCGCAGTACATATTGTCgttgttgaataaaaaCAACGAGCCAAAAAGCATTGAGGTGTTGGAGAAATATCTATCTCCGGTGACATCGGTGACGGTTGGagaaacaattgatttcGAAGTGGTTTTGAATGAACTTAATAGGCTCGATTCCGACGGGAATAGAAGAAACGAGTACTCGGTGTTGATGCCAGAAGAGGTAATTAACGTCAAGTACAATGGAAAAGActtaatgatattgacaAACGGAACAATAGTTGGTTGGGGGTTGAGTGAGTCAGTTATTGTGAAACAAATCATGCCGACGCTTCTTCCGGCTATATGTGATAAATGTGAACCCGAGAGTGAAGAGATTGATTGGGTGGAGCTTGATTATCTTCCTGATAACTCGCCTAATAATGGCAATTCGTACATGCAAGGGGATATCATGGTGATACAGGGCACTAATAAAGACAAAATCTTGTTGGATAAAGCGGCCTTTGCAATAGGGTTATCTCGGTCTACGCGGTTATCTGTATTGGAAAATGCGTTGGAAAACCACATCCAGCTAACTAGAGTTAACTCAGAATATTTATCGGAGGGGAAACAAATAAAAACGACAGAATCGGATGTCTTAAAACTAACGGGGAGATTGTTCTTATTGAGAGGTAAGTTGAACTTATATTCCGAGTTAATTGAAACCCCAGATTTGTACTGGACTGAACCTACCTTAGAGAGAATTTACGAGTTGATTTCACGTAATCTAGACATCTCCCCAAGAAtttctattttgaatagaaaATTAGATTATGCTACAGAAGAGCAAAGTGCGTTGTTAGCTGTGTTGAATGAGAAGAAAAGCACCAGGTTGGAGTGGATCATCATAATTCTTATTATGGTCGAAGTTGGGTTTGAAACCTTCCACTTTTACGAAAGATACTCAGATAaagctaataataaaaataatgataaaccTAATGAGTGA
- a CDS encoding DEHA2G02222p (highly similar to uniprot|P14742 Saccharomyces cerevisiae YKL104C GFA1 Glutamine-fructose-6-phosphate amidotransferase), whose protein sequence is MCGIFGYVNFLVDKSRGEIMDNLIEGLQRLEYRGYDSSGIAIDGNKQDDVIIVKQTGKVVALKEEIVRQNVDRSTVFENHVGIAHTRWATHGQPMTTNCHPHRSDPKSEFVIVHNGIITNYRALKTLLLSKGMKFESETDSECIAKLFKHVYDSNMKAGYALDLNELTKQVLYELEGSYGLLVKSTHYPGEVCGTRKGSPLLVGVKTDKKLKVDFVDVEFPESNPDQAPISSNSTVQDMGLLPVAQGESNLRTSQSRAFLADDNLPMPVEFFLSSDPASVVQHTKKVLFLEDDDIAHIYDGELHIHRAKKLAGDSTIRQIQTLEMELNEIMKGPYKHFMQKEIFEQPESTFNTMRGRIDFENPNVLLGGLKSWLPTIRRCRRIIMIACGTSYHSCLATRSIFEELTEIPVAVELASDFLDRRSPVFRDDTCVFVSQSGETADSILALQYCLERGALTVGIVNSVGSSMSRQTHCGVHINAGPEIGVASTKAYTSQYIALVMFALSLSNDSISKAARHKEIIQGLRKIPEQIKTVLQLEDKIKQLCDTSLNDQKSMLLLGRGYQHATALEGALKIKEISYMHSEGVLAGELKHGVLALVDSKLPIIAFATRDSLFPKVLSAIEQVTARDGRPIVICNEGDDVIGGSRALATLHVPLTVDCLQGLLNVIPLQLMSYWLAVNRGIDVDFPRNLAKSVTVE, encoded by the exons atgTG TGGTATTTTTGGTTATGTCAACTTTTTAGTAGACAAGTCCAGAGGAGAGATTATGGACAATCTTATTGAAGGGCTTCAAAGATTAGAATACAGAGGGTATGATTCGAGTGGTATAGCCATTGATGGCAACAAGCAAGACGATGTCATCATTGTCAAGCAAACCGGTAAGGTTGTTGCCTTAAAGGAAGAAATTGTTAGACAAAATGTCGACCGTAGTACTGTGTTTGAAAACCACGTTGGTATCGCCCACACCAGATGGGCCACCCATGGTCAACCAATGACCACCAACTGTCATCCTCACAGATCTGACCCTAAGTCTGAGTTCGTCATTGTGCACAACGGTATTATCACCAACTACAGGGCTCTCAagactttattattatccaaaGGAATGAAATTTGAATCCGAAACCGATTCTGAATGTATTGCTAAGTTGTTTAAACACGTTTACGACTCCAACATGAAAGCCGGATACGCTTTAgatttgaatgaattaacTAAACAAGTCTTATACGAGTTAGAAGGTTCTTATGGTTTATTAGTTAAATCAACTCATTATCCCGGTGAAGTTTGTGGTACTAGAAAAGGTTCTCCATTGTTAGTTGGTGTCAAGACTGACAAAAAGTTAAAGGTTGATTTCGTTGATGTCGAATTCCCTGAATCCAACCCAGATCAAGCTCCAATCTCGAGCAACTCCACTGTCCAAGATATGGGTCTTTTACCAGTTGCTCAAGGTGAATCTAACTTGAGAACTTCTCAATCCAGAGCTTTCTTAGCTGATGACAACTTGCCAATGCCagttgaatttttcttatcttctGATCCTGCTTCTGTTGTGCAACACACTAAGAAGGTCTTGTTTttagaagatgatgatattgcACACATCTACGATGGTGAATTACATATCCACAGAGCTAAAAAATTGGCCGGTGATTCAACTATCAGACAAATTCAAACATTGGAAATGgaattgaatgaaattatgAAGGGTCCTTACAAGCATTTCATGCAAAAGgaaatttttgaacaaCCTGAATCAACTTTCAACACCATGAGAGGTAGAATTGATTTCGAGAATCCAAATGTCTTATTGGGTGGTTTGAAGTCATGGTTACCTACCATAAGAAGATGTAGAAGAATCATTATGATTGCGTGTGGTACTTCCTACCATTCATGTTTAGCTACTAGATCCATTTTTGAGGAATTAACTGAAATTCCTGTTGCAGTTGAATTAGCTTCTGACTTCTTGGATAGAAGGTCTCCTGTTTTCAGAGATGACACTTGTGTCTTTGTTTCTCAATCTGGTGAAACGGCTGATTCCATCTTAGCTTTACAATACTGTTTAGAAAGAGGTGCATTGACTGTTGGTATTGTTAACTCTGTTGGTTCAAGTATGTCAAGACAAACACACTGTGGTGTTCATATTAATGCCGGACCAGAGATCGGTGTTGCATCTACCAAGGCCTACACCTCTCAATACATTGCTTTGGTCATGTTCGCTTTATCCTTGTCAAATGATTCCATCTCTAAGGCTGCCCGTCACAAAGAAATCATCCAAGGATTGCGTAAAATCCCAGAACAAATCAAGACTGTTTTGCAATTAGAAGATAAGATTAAGCAATTATGTGACACTAGCTTGAACGATCAAAAATCTATGTTATTGTTAGGTAGAGGTTACCAACATGCTACTGCTTTGGAAGGTGCCTTAAAGATTAAGGAAATTTCCTACATGCATTCTGAAGGTGTGTTAGCCGGTGAATTGAAACATGGTGTTTTAGCATTGGTTGACAGTAAATTACCAATTATTGCTTTTGCTACTAGAGATTCCTTATTTCCAAAGGTTCTTTCCGCTATTGAGCAAGTCACAGCTAGAGATGGTAGACCAATTGTCATTTGTAACGAAGGCGATGATGTCATTGGCGGAAGTAGGGCATTGGCTACTTTGCACGTTCCATTGACTGTTGACTGTTTGCAAGGTTTATTGAACGTCATCCCATTGCAATTGATGAGTTATTGGTTAGCAGTTAACAGAGGCATTGATGTCGATTTCCCTCGTAACTTGGCTAAATCAGTTACTGTCGAGTAA